A genomic region of Anopheles coustani chromosome 3, idAnoCousDA_361_x.2, whole genome shotgun sequence contains the following coding sequences:
- the LOC131259634 gene encoding uncharacterized protein LOC131259634, with the protein MAFKVAAFAILLVVVAINAAPQLDQLPGGMTTPGMGEVPVGGNQTNPGDLTNNLNTTVPSNPAGGVGGAENATVPSNIGGVPNRLTNRINRLNNRHQ; encoded by the exons ATGGCTTTCAAAGTAGCTGCCTTTGCGATCCTGCTGGTCGTTGTCG CCATCAATGCTGCCCCTCAGCTGGACCAGCTGCCAGGCGGTATGACGACTCCGGGCATGGGAGAGGTCCCGGTGGGTGGTAATCAGACCAATCCCGGTGATCTGACGAACAACCTGAACACGACCGTCCCCTCGAACCCGGCCGGTGGAGTTGGAGGTGCCGAGAACGCTACCGTACCCTCGAACATTGGCGGAGTCCCGAATCGGTTGACCAATCGCATCAACCGACTGAACAACAGGCACCAGTAG
- the LOC131259635 gene encoding uncharacterized protein LOC131259635 gives MAFKVVALAVFLTIVAINAAPQLDQLPGGMTTPGMGEVPVGGNQTNPGDLTNNLNTTVPSNPAGGVGGAENATVPSNIGGVPNRLTNRINRLNNRN, from the exons ATGGCGTTTAAAGTTGTTGCCCTCGCTGTCTTCCTGACCATCGTTG CCATCAATGCTGCCCCTCAGCTGGACCAGCTGCCAGGCGGTATGACGACTCCGGGCATGGGAGAGGTCCCGGTGGGCGGTAATCAGACCAATCCCGGTGATCTGACGAACAACCTGAACACGACCGTCCCCTCGAACCCGGCCGGTGGAGTTGGAGGTGCCGAGAACGCTACCGTACCCTCGAACATTGGCGGAGTGCCGAATCGGTTGACCAATCGCATCAACCGACTGAACAACAGGAATTAG